In a single window of the Microbacterium sp. Root61 genome:
- a CDS encoding AMP-binding protein encodes MTGHYSDVWQALARALPERPAIVTRDRTLSYAQFAHEAGALAEHLTRSGVRAGDSVAILMYNRPEYLVALFACLATGIAPVPINFRYRAGEVADLLEDSEAVVLITTTSCTEVAEAAIGLVAERTGESPALIQARDEGAAAGTALDFAGIVDVPGQLPATPPPGGEVRLYTGGTTGRPRAVVWAAEDILDVQMYSIYGPIGLAYPDTIDDVVRIAADPATPRTATLPLAPFMHGTALFSSMNTLVLGGTVVIHDAARLDAAEAIRLAVDERATRLIVAGDAVALPILEAAEAAGLSSLGDVASVISSGMRFSVTTKERLHGLGRIVITDLLASTEGGPYAVNVTTSVADLPGRLRLLPGAVVLDEDLIDVQHQPGRRGILAFRGRLPKGYFRDEEKTRATFPVIDGVRHVMPGDWAEVLDDGCVDLLGRGSAVVNTGGEKVYPAEVEQALLSHPAVRDAVVFGIPDPRFGEVVAAVVVLLPGADATTGQVRAHVDERLAGYKKPRHIFERPSLERSPHGKIDMPALTAGVLDELRTAAAR; translated from the coding sequence ATGACAGGCCACTACAGCGACGTATGGCAGGCCCTCGCGCGAGCCCTCCCGGAACGGCCGGCGATCGTGACGCGCGACCGCACGCTGAGCTACGCGCAGTTCGCGCACGAAGCGGGCGCCCTCGCCGAGCATCTGACCCGATCGGGCGTGCGCGCGGGCGATTCGGTCGCGATCCTGATGTACAACCGCCCCGAGTACCTCGTCGCGCTGTTCGCCTGCCTCGCGACGGGCATCGCGCCGGTCCCGATCAACTTCCGCTACCGCGCGGGCGAGGTGGCGGATCTGCTCGAAGATTCCGAGGCTGTGGTCCTCATCACGACGACGTCCTGCACCGAGGTCGCGGAGGCCGCGATCGGCCTGGTCGCAGAGCGCACCGGAGAGTCACCGGCGCTCATCCAGGCCCGAGACGAAGGAGCAGCCGCCGGCACGGCGCTCGACTTCGCCGGGATCGTCGACGTACCGGGTCAACTGCCTGCCACACCCCCTCCGGGCGGTGAGGTGCGGCTGTACACCGGGGGCACTACGGGGAGGCCGCGCGCCGTCGTGTGGGCCGCGGAGGACATCCTCGACGTGCAGATGTACTCGATCTACGGCCCGATCGGGCTCGCCTACCCCGACACGATCGACGACGTCGTGCGGATCGCCGCCGACCCCGCCACACCGCGCACCGCGACACTTCCGCTCGCACCCTTCATGCACGGCACCGCACTGTTCAGCTCGATGAACACCCTCGTCCTCGGGGGGACCGTTGTCATCCATGACGCGGCGCGACTGGATGCCGCCGAGGCGATCCGGCTCGCCGTCGACGAACGGGCCACCCGCCTGATCGTCGCGGGCGATGCAGTCGCGCTGCCGATCCTCGAGGCGGCCGAAGCGGCGGGACTGAGCTCGCTCGGTGACGTGGCGTCGGTCATCAGCTCCGGGATGCGGTTCAGCGTCACCACGAAAGAGCGGCTGCACGGGCTCGGGCGCATCGTCATCACCGATCTCCTCGCCTCGACCGAGGGCGGACCGTACGCGGTGAACGTGACGACCTCCGTCGCCGACCTCCCCGGCCGGCTGCGCCTGCTGCCCGGCGCGGTCGTCCTCGACGAGGACCTCATCGACGTGCAGCATCAGCCCGGGCGTCGCGGCATCCTGGCCTTCCGCGGAAGGCTGCCGAAAGGCTACTTCCGGGATGAGGAGAAGACCCGTGCCACCTTCCCGGTCATCGACGGCGTCCGCCACGTCATGCCCGGCGACTGGGCGGAAGTGCTGGACGACGGCTGCGTCGATCTGCTCGGTCGGGGCAGCGCGGTCGTGAACACCGGTGGCGAGAAGGTCTACCCCGCCGAAGTGGAGCAGGCCCTCCTGTCGCATCCCGCCGTTCGCGACGCGGTGGTCTTCGGGATCCCCGACCCCCGCTTCGGCGAAGTCGTCGCGGCGGTCGTCGTGCTGCTGCCCGGAGCAGACGCCACGACGGGGCAGGTGCGCGCCCACGTCGATGAGCGCCTCGCCGGATACAAAAAGCCTCGGCACATCTTCGAGCGCCCCTCACTCGAGCGCAGCCCGCACGGAAAGATCGACATGCCGGCCCTCACCGCGGGCGTGCTCGACGAATTGCGCACGGCGGCCGCCCGATGA
- a CDS encoding MarR family winged helix-turn-helix transcriptional regulator yields MIKQLELGLRPRFFEACAAAQLTAAQYTALTVLERRPGITSSELARRSFVRAQTMAATMDPLLDAGYVRRERDPMHGRRILLSLSEKGIDAVARAAPQFDALEELLVSDLSEKERAQFADYLRRCREALDRAGHRVPVVH; encoded by the coding sequence ATGATCAAGCAGTTGGAGCTGGGGCTCCGGCCGCGCTTCTTCGAAGCGTGCGCGGCGGCGCAGCTCACCGCTGCGCAGTACACCGCGCTGACCGTGCTGGAGCGCCGACCGGGGATCACCAGCTCGGAGCTGGCACGCCGGTCGTTCGTCCGCGCGCAGACGATGGCCGCAACGATGGATCCGCTGTTGGATGCCGGGTACGTGCGCCGCGAACGGGACCCCATGCACGGCCGCCGCATCCTGCTCTCGCTCAGTGAGAAGGGCATCGACGCGGTAGCCCGCGCGGCGCCGCAGTTCGATGCGCTGGAGGAACTGCTCGTGTCCGACCTGAGCGAGAAGGAGCGCGCCCAGTTCGCGGACTACCTGCGTCGCTGTCGCGAGGCGCTGGACCGCGCTGGACACCGCGTGCCCGTCGTCCACTAG
- a CDS encoding ABC transporter ATP-binding protein, whose protein sequence is MPAPVIIADQLVKTYASKGKPDFVAVDGLSFEVAPGESFGLLGPNGAGKSTTMKMIGAVSTRTSGSLSILGLDPDQYGPEIRSRLGVVPQQDNLDGELNARENLYIYGRYFGLPGKVCAQKADELLAFAALEDKAKSKVDQLSGGMKRRLTIARGLINDPRILLLDEPTTGLDPQARHVLWDRLFRLKERGTTLVLTTHYMDEAEQLCDRLIVVDKGRIMAEGTPASLIREYSSREVLEVRFGSDRNEQVAPQLQGIGDRVDVLPDRILVYADDGERALERITALGLQPHTSLVRRSSLEDVFLRLTGRTLIE, encoded by the coding sequence GTGCCAGCCCCCGTGATCATCGCCGACCAGCTCGTCAAGACGTATGCGTCCAAGGGCAAGCCCGACTTCGTCGCCGTCGACGGGCTGTCCTTCGAGGTCGCGCCGGGGGAGTCCTTCGGGCTGCTCGGCCCGAACGGCGCGGGCAAGTCCACCACCATGAAGATGATCGGGGCGGTCTCGACGCGCACGAGCGGGAGTCTCAGCATCCTGGGACTGGATCCCGACCAGTACGGACCCGAGATCCGTTCGCGGCTCGGCGTCGTGCCGCAGCAGGACAACCTCGACGGCGAGCTCAACGCGCGCGAGAACCTCTACATCTACGGACGCTACTTCGGTCTGCCCGGCAAGGTGTGTGCGCAGAAGGCCGATGAGCTGCTGGCCTTCGCGGCGCTCGAGGACAAGGCCAAGAGCAAGGTCGACCAGCTCTCCGGGGGCATGAAGCGTCGCCTGACGATCGCCCGAGGGCTCATCAACGACCCCCGCATCCTGCTGCTGGACGAACCGACCACGGGGCTCGACCCGCAGGCGCGCCACGTGCTGTGGGACCGCCTGTTCCGCCTCAAGGAGCGCGGCACGACACTGGTGCTGACGACCCACTACATGGACGAGGCCGAGCAGCTCTGCGACCGTCTCATCGTGGTGGACAAGGGCAGGATCATGGCCGAGGGCACCCCGGCATCCCTCATCCGCGAGTACTCCAGCCGCGAGGTGCTCGAGGTGCGCTTCGGCTCCGACCGCAACGAGCAGGTCGCCCCGCAGCTGCAGGGCATCGGCGACCGCGTGGACGTGCTGCCCGACCGCATCCTGGTCTACGCCGACGACGGCGAGCGGGCGCTGGAGCGCATCACCGCGCTGGGGCTGCAGCCCCACACCTCGCTGGTGCGCCGGTCGAGCCTCGAGGATGTGTTCCTCCGTCTCACCGGACGGACGCTGATCGAATGA
- a CDS encoding ABC transporter permease, whose translation MVATAPATTDELRAEAMEWGRKPRWRGALYVTEHIVRAMRAYGWTIIVGALGQPIIYLLGLGVGLAALIDGTIDDGSGVSVSYLVFVAPALLMTAAIQVGTEEFSYPIMDGFKWRRFFFGFSASPITPGQIATGVLFGASARILLAVTGYYLFIWVFGAVPDPATGWLAIPIGLLAGWAFGAPLMAYAASITEDKGQFALVQRFIFMPMFLFSGTFYPLSALPDWLEWIGWISPLWHATQLGRGVTYGRPEEPWLIAVHVTYLVVLAVVGYLFARHFFAKRLGA comes from the coding sequence ATGGTCGCGACCGCACCCGCCACCACCGACGAGCTGCGCGCCGAAGCGATGGAGTGGGGCCGCAAGCCTCGCTGGCGTGGCGCGCTCTACGTCACCGAGCACATCGTGCGGGCGATGCGGGCCTACGGCTGGACCATCATCGTCGGGGCGCTCGGTCAGCCGATCATCTACCTGCTCGGGCTCGGCGTCGGCCTGGCCGCGCTCATCGACGGGACGATCGATGACGGCTCCGGCGTCTCGGTGAGCTACCTCGTGTTCGTGGCGCCGGCGCTGCTGATGACCGCGGCGATCCAGGTCGGCACCGAGGAGTTCAGCTACCCGATCATGGACGGTTTCAAGTGGCGCCGGTTCTTCTTCGGGTTCAGCGCCTCGCCGATCACTCCCGGGCAGATCGCGACCGGCGTGCTCTTCGGCGCCTCGGCGCGGATCCTCCTCGCCGTGACGGGCTACTACCTGTTCATCTGGGTGTTCGGTGCGGTCCCCGACCCCGCGACGGGATGGCTGGCGATTCCCATCGGGCTGCTCGCTGGCTGGGCCTTCGGTGCGCCGCTGATGGCCTACGCGGCCTCCATCACCGAGGACAAGGGGCAGTTCGCCCTCGTGCAGCGCTTCATCTTCATGCCGATGTTCCTGTTCTCCGGCACGTTCTACCCCCTGTCCGCCTTGCCCGACTGGCTCGAGTGGATCGGCTGGATCTCGCCGCTGTGGCACGCGACGCAGCTCGGCCGAGGGGTCACCTACGGGCGGCCGGAGGAACCCTGGCTCATCGCCGTGCACGTCACGTACCTCGTCGTGCTCGCCGTCGTCGGCTACCTCTTCGCCCGGCACTTCTTCGCGAAGCGGCTCGGCGCATGA
- a CDS encoding ABC transporter permease: protein MTALEQETSVAPRRGGVRALWAGNPGAVVQRGLIAARSSSWAVVLSGFFEPVFYLASMGIGLGSLVGDVQTTAGMEVTYAQFIAPALLAVSAMNGAIYDSTWNVFFKMNHAKLYEGMLSTSLGPLDVALGEIIYALLRGLVYASGFMIIMQVFGLNLAWTAILALPAVVLIAFGFASIGMAVTSYMKVFQQMDWISLVLLPMFLFSATFYPITVYPPVIQAIVQALPLWHGVELIRGLTTGSIDSAMLIHVLYFVVMIAVGLVFTTKRLRALFLG, encoded by the coding sequence ATGACCGCCCTCGAGCAGGAGACGAGCGTCGCACCGCGGCGCGGCGGAGTGCGGGCGCTCTGGGCCGGCAACCCCGGTGCCGTCGTGCAGCGCGGGCTGATCGCCGCGCGCTCCTCGAGCTGGGCCGTCGTGCTCTCCGGCTTCTTCGAGCCTGTCTTCTACCTCGCGTCGATGGGCATCGGCCTCGGGTCTCTGGTCGGTGACGTGCAGACGACCGCGGGGATGGAGGTCACGTACGCGCAGTTCATCGCGCCGGCACTGCTGGCCGTGTCGGCGATGAACGGCGCCATCTACGACTCCACCTGGAATGTCTTCTTCAAGATGAACCACGCCAAGCTCTACGAGGGGATGCTGTCGACCTCGCTCGGCCCGCTCGACGTGGCGCTGGGCGAGATCATCTACGCGCTGCTGCGCGGTCTCGTGTACGCCTCGGGCTTCATGATCATCATGCAGGTGTTCGGACTGAACCTGGCCTGGACCGCGATCCTCGCGCTGCCGGCCGTGGTGCTGATCGCGTTCGGCTTCGCCAGCATCGGCATGGCCGTGACCAGCTACATGAAGGTCTTTCAGCAGATGGACTGGATCAGCCTCGTGCTGCTGCCGATGTTCCTCTTCTCGGCGACCTTCTACCCGATCACGGTGTACCCGCCCGTCATCCAGGCGATCGTCCAGGCGCTGCCGCTCTGGCACGGCGTCGAGCTCATCCGCGGGCTGACCACCGGCTCCATCGACTCCGCGATGCTCATCCACGTGCTGTACTTCGTGGTCATGATCGCGGTGGGGCTGGTCTTCACCACCAAGCGTCTGCGGGCGCTGTTCCTGGGCTGA
- a CDS encoding DUF2269 family protein, giving the protein MDTIISILHVGTAVFIVGPMAILPMTGLRALRSGNAGQVRTLAKSTSIFTWLSLLTFIFGFGAMSMADEKYNLSFTTPWILWSTILYVIAFAVTMFLVVPQMNKAAAELDGAAEGTKPSGYGAIAAGSGIASLLLVAVVVLMIWKP; this is encoded by the coding sequence ATGGACACCATCATCAGCATCCTCCACGTCGGAACGGCCGTCTTCATCGTCGGCCCGATGGCGATCCTTCCCATGACCGGACTGCGCGCGCTCCGCTCCGGAAACGCCGGCCAGGTGCGCACGCTGGCGAAGTCCACCTCGATCTTCACGTGGCTGTCGCTGCTGACGTTCATCTTCGGCTTCGGCGCGATGAGCATGGCCGACGAGAAGTACAACCTGAGCTTCACGACCCCGTGGATCCTGTGGTCGACGATCCTCTACGTGATCGCCTTCGCCGTGACGATGTTCCTGGTCGTCCCGCAGATGAACAAGGCCGCCGCCGAACTGGATGGCGCCGCTGAGGGCACCAAGCCGTCCGGCTACGGCGCGATCGCGGCCGGTAGCGGCATCGCGTCGCTCCTGCTGGTGGCCGTCGTCGTCCTGATGATCTGGAAGCCGTAG
- a CDS encoding MFS transporter, which yields MTSPSPTTAPAPLNSRSRVITASLVGTTIEFYDFYAYATAAVLVFPILFFPTGNDTTALLASFGVFGAAMVARPIGAVVFGHFGDKYGRKATLVASLLTMGIATILIGCLPTFQQIGWFAAFLLLLLRLAQGFALGGEWSGAALVATENAPAGKRAWYGTFPQLGAPLGFIIANTVFLVINFALPAGEDGQRSEAFLAWGWRVPFLFSAVMVIIGLWVRLKLVESETFVKAEQKGAIRKFPVTTVFRLHWWHLILGTFIMLATYVLFYLMTNFTLSYGTKAADLATASAAAQAAAEASGQPFDSVAFAAQFYPGLGFGYTDFVLMQILGVVFFGLFTLLSGPIADSIGRKKLLLGVTSGIIVFGLTFSLFLLPQTDPKFTGALVQAFLILGFTLMGASFGPMGAVLPELFPTNVRYTGSAISYNVSSILGAALAPIIAVALWAGAGGNPWLVGIYLSGAGVLTLIAVALAPETKDLDFDADLGVEVTRAL from the coding sequence ATGACCTCCCCCAGTCCCACGACCGCCCCAGCTCCGCTGAACTCCCGATCGCGGGTGATCACGGCGAGTCTCGTCGGCACGACGATCGAGTTCTACGACTTCTACGCGTACGCCACGGCCGCGGTCCTGGTGTTCCCGATCCTGTTCTTCCCGACCGGCAACGACACGACGGCCCTGCTCGCCTCGTTCGGCGTCTTCGGGGCCGCCATGGTGGCACGTCCGATCGGCGCCGTCGTCTTCGGGCACTTCGGCGACAAATACGGCCGCAAGGCGACCCTGGTGGCCTCGCTCCTCACGATGGGCATCGCGACGATCCTCATCGGCTGCCTTCCCACGTTCCAGCAGATCGGCTGGTTCGCCGCCTTCCTGCTGCTGCTCCTGCGCCTCGCGCAGGGCTTCGCGCTCGGCGGCGAGTGGTCGGGCGCAGCCCTGGTCGCCACCGAGAACGCGCCTGCCGGCAAGCGCGCCTGGTACGGCACGTTCCCGCAGCTGGGCGCCCCACTCGGCTTCATCATCGCCAACACGGTGTTCCTGGTGATCAACTTCGCCCTGCCGGCCGGCGAAGACGGGCAGCGCTCCGAGGCGTTCCTCGCGTGGGGATGGCGCGTGCCGTTCCTGTTCTCCGCGGTCATGGTCATCATCGGCCTCTGGGTGCGCCTGAAGCTCGTCGAGTCCGAGACGTTCGTGAAGGCGGAGCAGAAGGGCGCGATCCGCAAGTTCCCGGTGACCACCGTCTTCCGGCTGCACTGGTGGCACCTCATCCTCGGCACGTTCATCATGCTGGCGACGTACGTGCTCTTCTACCTGATGACCAACTTCACGCTCTCCTACGGCACGAAGGCCGCTGACCTGGCCACCGCCTCAGCCGCGGCGCAGGCGGCTGCCGAGGCATCCGGCCAGCCTTTCGACTCGGTCGCGTTCGCCGCGCAGTTCTATCCGGGGCTCGGATTCGGCTACACCGACTTCGTGCTGATGCAGATCCTCGGCGTCGTGTTCTTCGGCCTGTTCACGCTGCTGTCGGGACCCATCGCCGACTCGATCGGTCGCAAGAAGCTGCTCCTGGGCGTCACGAGCGGGATCATCGTGTTCGGTCTGACGTTCTCGCTGTTCCTCCTCCCCCAGACCGATCCGAAGTTCACGGGCGCGCTCGTGCAGGCGTTCCTGATCCTCGGATTCACGCTCATGGGCGCGAGCTTCGGACCGATGGGCGCGGTCCTGCCCGAGCTGTTCCCGACCAACGTCCGCTACACCGGGTCGGCGATCTCGTACAACGTGTCCTCAATCCTGGGTGCGGCTCTGGCCCCGATCATCGCCGTCGCCCTGTGGGCCGGCGCGGGTGGCAACCCGTGGCTGGTCGGCATCTACCTGTCCGGCGCCGGGGTGCTCACGCTCATCGCGGTGGCACTCGCCCCCGAGACGAAGGACCTCGACTTCGACGCCGACCTGGGCGTCGAAGTCACCCGCGCGCTGTAG
- the ribH gene encoding 6,7-dimethyl-8-ribityllumazine synthase — MSGTGAPSTGAVDGTGLDVVIIAGTWHEVITDAMIAGAQRTLDAAGAGHRLVRVPGSFELALAAQAAFAGGADAVVALGVIIRGGTPHFEYVSAATTDGLTRVALDAGKPVGFGVLTLDDEQQGLDRAGLPESKEDKGAEAADAAVRMAVVLRELRG; from the coding sequence ATGAGCGGCACGGGCGCGCCCTCGACCGGCGCGGTCGACGGGACGGGACTGGATGTCGTCATCATCGCCGGCACTTGGCACGAGGTCATCACCGACGCGATGATCGCCGGAGCGCAGCGCACGCTGGATGCCGCGGGCGCGGGTCACCGCCTCGTACGGGTGCCCGGTTCCTTCGAGCTGGCGCTGGCCGCGCAGGCCGCCTTCGCGGGCGGCGCAGACGCGGTGGTCGCGCTCGGCGTGATCATCCGCGGCGGAACCCCGCACTTCGAATATGTGTCCGCAGCGACGACCGACGGGCTCACGCGCGTCGCGCTGGACGCCGGCAAGCCCGTCGGCTTCGGCGTGCTCACCCTCGACGACGAGCAGCAGGGCCTGGACCGCGCCGGTCTGCCCGAGTCGAAGGAAGACAAGGGCGCCGAGGCGGCCGATGCGGCCGTGCGCATGGCCGTGGTGCTGCGCGAGCTGCGCGGCTGA
- a CDS encoding bifunctional 3,4-dihydroxy-2-butanone-4-phosphate synthase/GTP cyclohydrolase II, whose amino-acid sequence MSLSTIPEALDALRAGRPVIVADDENRENEGDVILSAQLATPEWIAWTVRWSSGFICAPMPADWADRLDLPPMVAVNEDARGTAYTVSVDAADRISTGISATDRSHTLNVLANPGSTPQSVIRPGHVLPLRAVDGGVRERGGHTEAAVDLMKLAGLEPVGAIAEVVAEDGSMMRLPGLIELGQRDGVHVITIEQLIAYLEEHEPHDPTEPVVHKRRVSLRAEAQVPTAHGDFRFLAYKDRVTGTDHLAIVAGDLSDDAPLVRVHSECLTGEAFDSLKCECGPQLDAAMDAIATQGGVVVYMRGHEGRGIGLINKLRAYSLQERGLDTVDANLALGLPADARDYAAAAGILADLGVEKVRLLTNNTDKVHQLRELGLEIIEQVPLLVGVGPNNHQYLSTKRDRMGHLIAEEDLTDAIALMHERAGS is encoded by the coding sequence ATGAGCCTTTCCACCATTCCCGAGGCCCTGGACGCGCTCCGCGCGGGCAGGCCGGTCATCGTCGCCGACGACGAGAACCGTGAGAACGAGGGCGACGTCATCCTCTCTGCCCAACTCGCCACTCCCGAATGGATCGCGTGGACCGTGCGCTGGTCGAGCGGGTTCATCTGCGCGCCGATGCCCGCGGACTGGGCCGACCGCCTGGACCTGCCGCCGATGGTCGCCGTGAACGAGGACGCGCGCGGCACGGCCTACACCGTGAGCGTCGATGCCGCCGACCGCATCTCGACGGGCATCAGCGCCACGGACCGTTCGCACACGCTGAACGTGCTGGCCAACCCGGGCTCCACGCCCCAGAGCGTCATCCGCCCCGGCCACGTCCTCCCGCTGCGCGCGGTGGACGGCGGGGTCCGCGAACGCGGCGGGCACACCGAGGCGGCCGTGGATCTGATGAAGCTGGCAGGTCTCGAGCCGGTCGGCGCGATCGCCGAGGTCGTCGCCGAGGACGGCAGCATGATGCGCCTTCCCGGACTCATCGAGCTCGGGCAGCGCGACGGCGTGCACGTGATCACCATCGAGCAGCTCATCGCCTACCTCGAGGAGCACGAGCCGCACGACCCCACGGAGCCCGTCGTCCACAAGCGTCGCGTCAGCCTGCGCGCGGAGGCCCAGGTGCCCACCGCACACGGCGATTTCCGCTTCCTCGCGTACAAGGACCGTGTCACGGGCACCGACCACCTCGCGATCGTGGCGGGCGACCTCTCCGACGACGCGCCGCTCGTGCGAGTGCACTCGGAGTGCCTCACCGGTGAGGCGTTCGACTCGCTCAAGTGCGAGTGCGGGCCTCAGCTGGACGCCGCAATGGACGCGATCGCCACCCAGGGCGGCGTCGTCGTCTACATGCGCGGCCACGAGGGCCGGGGCATCGGACTGATCAACAAGCTCCGCGCCTACAGCCTGCAGGAGCGCGGGCTCGACACCGTCGACGCCAACCTCGCCCTCGGACTGCCGGCCGATGCACGCGACTACGCGGCCGCCGCCGGCATCCTCGCCGACCTCGGCGTCGAGAAGGTGCGGCTGCTCACCAACAACACCGACAAGGTCCACCAGCTGCGTGAGCTCGGCCTCGAGATCATCGAACAGGTGCCGCTGCTGGTCGGCGTCGGGCCGAACAATCACCAGTACCTCTCCACCAAGCGTGACCGCATGGGCCACCTGATCGCCGAGGAAGACCTCACCGACGCCATCGCCCTGATGCACGAACGGGCCGGTTCATGA
- a CDS encoding riboflavin synthase yields MFTGIVEEIGAVTAVAPSGDGVRLTVQAPIAVSDAGHGDSISVSGVCLTVVDRGADWFTADVMQQTLEMSTLRGVAAGRAVNLERATAAHGRLGGHIVQGHIDGTGEVLEVRPGDQWRVIRVGLPAPLAPLVVDKGSIAMDGVSLTVSAVSAADAPDAWFEVSLIPETLVATTLGARVAGDRVNLETDILARHVQRLLAFSPTAAAVPTEGGSR; encoded by the coding sequence ATGTTCACCGGAATCGTGGAAGAGATCGGCGCGGTCACCGCCGTCGCCCCCTCGGGGGACGGCGTGCGCCTCACCGTGCAGGCACCGATCGCGGTGTCCGACGCCGGTCACGGCGACTCGATCTCGGTCAGCGGTGTCTGCCTGACGGTCGTGGACCGCGGCGCGGACTGGTTCACCGCCGACGTGATGCAGCAGACGCTGGAGATGTCGACCCTCCGCGGCGTGGCCGCCGGACGCGCGGTCAACCTCGAGCGCGCCACCGCCGCGCACGGCCGCCTGGGCGGGCACATCGTGCAGGGACACATCGACGGCACCGGCGAGGTGCTCGAGGTGCGTCCCGGCGACCAGTGGCGCGTCATCCGCGTCGGTCTGCCCGCGCCGCTCGCCCCGCTCGTGGTCGACAAGGGCTCGATCGCGATGGACGGCGTCTCTCTCACCGTCAGCGCCGTCAGCGCGGCCGACGCCCCCGACGCCTGGTTCGAGGTGTCGCTCATCCCCGAGACCCTCGTGGCCACCACCCTGGGCGCGCGCGTCGCCGGCGACCGGGTCAACCTCGAGACCGACATCCTGGCGCGGCACGTGCAGCGCCTGCTCGCATTTTCCCCGACGGCGGCTGCCGTCCCGACAGAAGGAGGCTCCCGATGA
- the ribD gene encoding bifunctional diaminohydroxyphosphoribosylaminopyrimidine deaminase/5-amino-6-(5-phosphoribosylamino)uracil reductase RibD yields MAVSTAEDAAILRAFALALNGPRGVNPQVGAVLLSPDGTIVAEGWHRGAGTAHAEVDALSQLAPGEARGLTAVVTLEPCNHSGRTGPCSEALIAAGVTRVVYAVDDPNPEAGGGAERLAAAGVEVEGGVHRAEGEALLKSWLNVAELGRPAVTVKWAQSLDGRAAAHDGTSQWITGPQARADVHSRRAAADAIVVGVGTVLADDPSLTARESDGSLRASQPQPVVIGRAETPTDAAIRRHPRTPLFYDTHNLSAVLADLRERGIQRVFVEGGPTLASAFVRAGLVDELLVYVAPVLLGGDRLALGDIGVGTIGDAHRLTVSTIERLGDDLLVVASPRPASAPDPQGAQ; encoded by the coding sequence ATGGCAGTGAGCACAGCAGAAGACGCCGCCATCCTGCGCGCGTTCGCGCTCGCGCTCAACGGCCCCCGCGGTGTCAATCCGCAGGTGGGCGCCGTACTCCTCAGCCCCGACGGGACCATCGTCGCGGAAGGCTGGCATCGCGGCGCCGGCACGGCGCATGCCGAGGTCGATGCCCTCTCGCAGCTCGCACCGGGCGAGGCACGCGGGCTGACCGCCGTCGTCACCCTCGAGCCGTGCAACCACAGTGGCCGCACCGGCCCGTGCTCGGAGGCGCTCATCGCCGCCGGCGTGACCCGGGTCGTGTACGCCGTCGATGACCCGAACCCCGAAGCGGGCGGCGGCGCCGAGCGGCTCGCCGCGGCCGGCGTCGAGGTCGAGGGCGGCGTCCACCGCGCCGAGGGCGAGGCGCTCCTGAAGTCGTGGCTGAACGTGGCAGAGCTCGGCCGCCCCGCCGTGACCGTCAAGTGGGCGCAGAGTCTGGACGGCCGCGCGGCAGCCCACGACGGCACCAGCCAGTGGATCACCGGTCCACAGGCGCGCGCCGACGTGCACTCCCGTCGGGCGGCGGCCGACGCGATCGTCGTCGGTGTCGGCACGGTGCTGGCCGATGACCCCTCGCTGACGGCACGTGAGTCCGACGGCTCGCTGCGGGCGTCCCAGCCGCAACCGGTCGTGATCGGGCGGGCCGAGACGCCGACGGATGCCGCGATCCGCCGCCATCCGCGCACTCCGCTGTTCTACGACACCCACAATCTCTCCGCCGTACTCGCCGACCTGCGCGAACGCGGCATCCAGCGCGTCTTCGTCGAAGGCGGTCCCACGCTGGCCAGCGCGTTCGTGCGTGCGGGCCTGGTCGACGAGCTCCTCGTCTACGTCGCCCCCGTGCTGCTGGGCGGCGATCGCCTCGCGCTCGGCGACATCGGCGTCGGCACGATCGGTGACGCGCACCGCCTGACGGTATCGACGATCGAACGCCTCGGCGATGACCTGCTGGTCGTCGCCTCCCCTCGACCGGCCAGTGCGCCGGACCCCCAAGGAGCGCAGTGA